Genomic DNA from Niabella ginsenosidivorans:
CCGATCTAAAGATAAAGTAGTGCGTTTTATTGAAATCCGCCCTAAGGGAACCGATTTGCTGTACTACAATAAAATAATCAAATCGGGGCATTTGGCGGCAGACGTACGCGCAGATTTCCGGCATAACGATGAACAGAAGCGGCTCCGTGATATGGAAGAATCCGTGGCCCGTGGATACTCTACAGGAGTAAAGCTGAGCGGTCTTAAATTTGCCGGGTTGGATGGCCCGGCGGATTCAGTACAGTACGAATTTTCTTATGTTGTAAACGACCAGGTATCAGAGGTGGGTGCCATAAATGCCTTTAAGATCAACTACCATGATGTGGTGGCAACCATGGATCAGTTCCCTGCGGAAGAAAGAACCCTGCCTGTTGAATACTGGTCCTACGAAAATACGGATGCCTATGAAACCCGGGTAACAGTTTTCGCGCCGGAAGGAATGAAATTTACAGCACCCCCAGCTTCCGTTTCTTTAACCTTTAAAGACCTGGAATATACGCTGCGGTTTCAATTGATGGCGCCGGGCCGGTTGCAGGTTATTCGTAAATTCTCCAATAGCAGGCAACAGTTTTATGCGCCCGGAGATTATGAAGGCCTGCGGTCCTTTTTTGAAAAAATTGTAAAAGCTGAACAGAAATTTATAGGATACCAGTGATCACAGTGTTATGTTGGGTCAGTCCTGATAACAGGAACGATTGTTATTTGTGATGCTATCGTTTGATATTTTAGGTGCATTAAAGGGTTCGCAATACCGGATGATTTATGTGGAGTAATTCTGAGAGGTATGTTCGAACATCTTTGTAATTACAAAACCGCCAGGCTGTTTATCTTATCCTGGCCGATCTGTTTTACCATCGCTTCCAGCGAATCAAATTTTACCTCTTCTCTAAGGAACTGCTTTACATAAACCCGGATCGTCTGGCCATAGATCATTTTATCAAAATCAAAAATATTTACCTCAACCGTCCGTTTTTTACCGTTCACAGTAGGGCGCAGGCCAATGCTCATCATCCCTTTTAACCATCCGTCTTGCCCCGGTATCTTCACATATACGGCATAGACCCCATTGCCGGGCACGATCTTTTCTTCATCCTGCACTTTCAGGTTGGCGGTAGGATAGCCCAGTTCCCGGCCCAGCTTATCTCCGTGGATCACTTCACCTTCAAAAAAGAAGACATACCCCAGCAAATGGTTCGCAGTAGCCATATCGCCTCTTAAAATGGCCTCCCGTACTTTTGTGGAACTGATAGAAATATTATCCAGCACATGTTTGGGTATTTCCTGTAACTGGTAACGGTATTTCTCCTGCAAGGCTTCCAGCAGCTTATAATCACCCAGGCGGTCACGCCCGAAACGGTGATCATACCCTATAATAATGGTATGCGGGTGAAACCGGGCAATAAGGAAATTGCGCAGGTAATCTTCGGGCAACTGATTGGCAAAAACCTCTGTAAAGGGGATGATTACCAGGTGATTTACTCCCAGGTTCCGCAGCAGTTCAATACGTTCATCCAACGTTGTAATTAGGCGGAGGCCTAATATGGAAGAATGCACTACTTTACGCGGATGCGGGTGAAACGTGATGATCACAGACTCTCCGTTTATTTTTTGGGCCTCGTCTGTAAGCTGTTGTATTACTTTGCGGTGCCCTTCATGAACGCCGTCGAAAGTGCCGATGGTTACCACGGCGTTCTTAAATTGGGGTAACGCCTCAATATTCCTGTGAATCTGCATAAAGCGCAAAATTAGCTTTGAAACCCCAAACTTCAAACCTC
This window encodes:
- a CDS encoding bifunctional riboflavin kinase/FAD synthetase, with protein sequence MQIHRNIEALPQFKNAVVTIGTFDGVHEGHRKVIQQLTDEAQKINGESVIITFHPHPRKVVHSSILGLRLITTLDERIELLRNLGVNHLVIIPFTEVFANQLPEDYLRNFLIARFHPHTIIIGYDHRFGRDRLGDYKLLEALQEKYRYQLQEIPKHVLDNISISSTKVREAILRGDMATANHLLGYVFFFEGEVIHGDKLGRELGYPTANLKVQDEEKIVPGNGVYAVYVKIPGQDGWLKGMMSIGLRPTVNGKKRTVEVNIFDFDKMIYGQTIRVYVKQFLREEVKFDSLEAMVKQIGQDKINSLAVL